One window of Microcoleus vaginatus PCC 9802 genomic DNA carries:
- a CDS encoding RNB domain-containing ribonuclease, translated as MEKGTLVEFRVHGDRRLAVADRPDGKKNWVVVDENGQPHSIPPKQITYEVVGETYKPSDIPKFLKEVEAYSDPSSLEVAWELLVGDGETADPESLAMLLFSERSPAQCYAAYCLLSTDKLYFKQKGDRYEPRPAAQVAEIKHQQEVEQQRHQESQGFWDRVKQRLAGENVDWEHSDRTRLDALERFATLGEEATHRTPALETLASLERSENPEAAFQLLVDLGLWSSHENLFLRRSQIPLQFSAKVLEVAQRCLENPPADSDTNRLDLTHLKVYTIDDESTTEIDDGLSLEFLENGQQRLWIHIADPTRLLSPGDELDLEARKRTTTVYLPTGMIPMFPPALATGPMSLIQGKECSALSFSVTLDEIGAAQDYSIHISTIKPTYRLTYDDVDEMLELGIEAEPEIAAIASAAKLRQKWREAQGAISIFMPESVIKVNGDDIKIHVIDDSTARMLVAEMMILAGELAGRYGQAHSLPIPYRYQPQPELPPDEELLAVPAGPARACAVRRCMPRSEMGLTPGRHAGLGLELYTQVTSPIRRYTDLLTHFQIKAHLRGEPLPFSAEEIQDIVMCLGTAVKEASTVERQTNRYWGLEYLRRNPDEVWEALMLRWLREDSNLGLILLEELGLELAMRFGRSVAIGDRLEVKVTHCDPRSDVINFQEMIFEAAQ; from the coding sequence AGTGCACGGCGACCGCCGTCTGGCAGTTGCCGATCGCCCCGACGGCAAGAAAAACTGGGTTGTGGTAGACGAAAACGGTCAACCGCACAGCATACCGCCCAAACAAATCACCTACGAAGTAGTCGGAGAAACTTACAAACCCTCCGATATTCCCAAATTTCTCAAAGAAGTAGAAGCATACTCAGATCCGTCGAGTTTGGAAGTCGCTTGGGAACTTTTAGTCGGTGACGGAGAAACAGCAGATCCCGAATCCCTGGCAATGCTGCTATTTTCCGAGCGCAGTCCGGCCCAGTGTTACGCGGCTTACTGTTTGCTATCAACAGACAAACTGTATTTCAAACAAAAGGGCGATCGCTACGAACCGCGACCGGCCGCCCAAGTAGCCGAAATCAAACACCAGCAAGAAGTAGAACAGCAGCGACACCAAGAATCCCAAGGATTTTGGGATCGAGTCAAACAGCGGCTGGCAGGGGAAAATGTAGATTGGGAACACAGCGATCGAACTCGCCTCGACGCTTTAGAACGCTTTGCCACCCTCGGAGAAGAAGCAACGCACCGCACCCCGGCCTTAGAAACTTTAGCCAGCTTAGAACGGTCCGAAAACCCCGAAGCAGCATTTCAACTCCTAGTCGATCTCGGCCTGTGGAGTAGCCACGAAAACCTGTTTTTGCGGCGCAGCCAAATTCCCCTACAATTCTCCGCAAAGGTATTAGAAGTGGCCCAACGCTGCCTAGAAAATCCCCCAGCCGACTCCGACACAAATCGTCTCGATTTAACTCACCTCAAGGTTTACACGATCGACGACGAAAGCACCACCGAAATCGACGACGGCCTCAGCTTAGAATTCCTCGAAAACGGCCAGCAGCGCCTGTGGATACACATCGCCGATCCCACCCGCTTGCTTTCCCCTGGAGACGAACTCGACCTCGAAGCCAGAAAGCGCACCACTACGGTTTACCTGCCAACGGGAATGATTCCCATGTTTCCCCCAGCTTTGGCAACCGGGCCGATGAGTTTAATTCAAGGCAAAGAGTGCAGCGCGCTCAGCTTCAGTGTCACCTTAGACGAAATCGGCGCGGCTCAAGATTACAGCATCCACATCAGCACCATAAAACCCACCTACCGCTTGACCTACGATGACGTAGACGAAATGCTGGAGTTGGGAATCGAAGCAGAACCGGAAATAGCAGCGATCGCCTCTGCGGCCAAACTGCGGCAAAAATGGCGGGAAGCCCAAGGCGCAATCAGCATTTTCATGCCCGAATCAGTCATCAAAGTCAACGGCGACGACATCAAAATCCACGTCATCGACGACTCCACAGCCCGGATGCTAGTAGCCGAAATGATGATTTTAGCCGGCGAACTAGCCGGCCGCTACGGTCAAGCTCACAGCCTGCCAATACCCTACCGCTATCAGCCGCAGCCCGAACTCCCTCCCGATGAAGAACTGCTGGCCGTACCTGCCGGCCCCGCCCGCGCTTGCGCCGTGCGTCGGTGTATGCCCCGCAGCGAAATGGGCCTCACCCCCGGACGCCACGCCGGCTTGGGTTTGGAATTATACACTCAAGTTACTTCCCCGATCCGCCGCTATACCGACTTGCTGACTCACTTCCAAATCAAAGCCCACCTGCGGGGCGAACCACTGCCTTTTTCTGCTGAAGAAATACAGGACATTGTGATGTGCCTCGGCACCGCAGTTAAAGAAGCATCCACAGTCGAACGTCAAACTAACCGCTATTGGGGATTGGAATATTTGCGGCGCAACCCAGACGAAGTTTGGGAAGCTTTAATGCTGCGCTGGCTGAGAGAAGACAGCAATCTCGGATTGATTTTATTGGAAGAGTTGGGTTTAGAATTGGCAATGCGATTTGGTCGATCGGTCGCAATAGGCGATCGGCTAGAAGTCAAAGTCACCCACTGCGATCCGCGATCTGATGTCATTAACTTCCAGGAAATGATATTTGAAGCCGCACAATAG